A single Triticum dicoccoides isolate Atlit2015 ecotype Zavitan chromosome 2A, WEW_v2.0, whole genome shotgun sequence DNA region contains:
- the LOC119352035 gene encoding 36.4 kDa proline-rich protein-like — MAPGVHHLLVLLLAFTAFNGSSAASRRLLDTAAAPEATPAQPSTPEVPTTLPSIPSIPAVPKLTMPPIPFIPIPKVAMAPTATGTVPSLPIPAIPTTMPTIPTLPVTMPPMPSIPTIIPSIPITIPTTMPTIPGFQMPPIPFMSPPPETTSP, encoded by the coding sequence ATGGCTCCAGGTGTCCACCATCTCCTTGTGCTGCTCCTAGCCTTCACAGCCTTCAATGGCAGCTCTGCGGCGTCTCGTCGTCTTTTGGACACGGCAGCTGCACCAGAGGCCACACCAGCTCAGCCTTCGACGCCGGAAGTTCCAACCACATTGCCTTCAATTCCTTCCATTCCCGCAGTTCCGAAACTCACAATGCCACCAATACCGTTCATTCCGATCCCGAAGGTCGCCATGGCACCAACCGCCACTGGCACAGTTCCATCTCTTCCGATTCCGGCGATCCCAACCACCATGCCGACCATTCCTACTTTGCCTGTTACCATGCCACCAATGCCCTCAATTCCAACTATTATTCCATCCATCCCGATCACAATACCAACAACTATGCCTACCATTCCTGGGTTCCAGATGCCACCTATTCCATTCATGTCCCCACCTCCAGAAACCACCAGCCCATGA
- the LOC119358185 gene encoding uncharacterized protein LOC119358185: MSCLNHSSTPPAATELAAALASSNNSIFLLLLCKQQQFQHTAATSSSSAKSTLCRTNSKQQQLQTVLSLSPAAASQPHKQQTSQQPVRSHAAAPAGPLQARLYHRRSRLQCPAQHTRANNHPGCPELRPTLPIHRRRPTEPSIASRLCSDTMKCDSHIYSPTGYDRSVDKHDVYWCHPGKSVADGLKEIKCDADILLMISATIEHKNFLLIIDHGDTLQTLTTDDVLLDGATELPRIITPSKVSKGKETAWSSENPNSPKQKREKRVRRSMYFGEGSSSGVGHVVEEMEGGESREAEGQEDNCDEETDEEFYDSDFDAEDGDDDLFDKNVDKEVDDHRESEFIPDIEAELPEDAVDDSHLDLSKEEREKLKYNFRAFNPETDLNAPTFRLGMVFGDMKELRLAISSYSVRNRVVIRKTRNTATTLVAVCKEGCSWYMKAGKDNRTSSIVIKNFEGKHTCTKAWDLKVLTAPFLTRKFREEFRDNEKMSLKKFQDKVQVEYNMIPTRFKLGRARRAAVKEIRGEDDDQFKWLWDYGQELRRTNPGSKFFLCTKEVIDEKTKMPRDHFSTLYWSIDACKRGFLVGCRPIIFLDGCHIKTRYKGNLLTAVAIDPNDCIFPIAFGLCEVECTSSWEWFLASLKDDLNICNTSPYTIMSDKQKGLIAAVQKIFPDADHSFCVRHIYQNFHKLHKGEQLKNDLWAIARSTHDIEYKKNMDKLRVDSEEAYVWVEGLEPRTWIKAFFNTFPKCDILLNNMSEVFNSYILEARELPMVSMLKNIHDKLSHRIVGKQKESDKWTGRLCPKIQKKLDKYIEWAAHCMVQEAGRGVFQVTSFNNIYLVNLNMNSCECKKWDLSGIPCHHSIACFRHERIEPESMVHMCYTVESYRKAYAYNIMPLRDKARWEKMYGTVVYPPLYTKVMGRPKKNRKKDPEEKKDKHGGLKLTKHGSTMHCSICGAPDHNKKGHYK; the protein is encoded by the exons ATGTCTTGCCTCAATCACAGCAG TACACCACCAGCAGCAACAGAGTTAGCAGCAGCACTTGCAAGCAGCAACAACagcatcttcctccttctcctctgcAAACAACAGCAGTTCCAGCACACAGCAGCCACAAGCAGCAGCAGTGCAAAGAGCACCCTCTGCCGCACCAACAGCAAGCAGCAGCAACTGCAGACTGTTCTCAGTCTTTCTCCAGCAGCAGCAAGCCAGCCGCACAAGCAGCAAACCAGCCA GCAGCCCGTGCGCTCGCACGCAGCCGCGCCCGCCGGCCCTCTCCAGGCGCGCCTCTACCACCGCCGGTCCCGCCTCCAGTGCCCCGCGCAGCACACGCGCGCCAACAACCATCCTGGGTGCCCGGAGCTCCGCCCCACGCTGCCGATTCACCGCCGGCGACCTACAGAACCCAGCATCGCCTCCCGCCTGTGCTCTGACACCATGAAGTGTG ATTCACACATATACAGCCCAACAGGTTATGACAGATCCGTGGACAAGCATGATGTCTATTGGTGCCATCCTGGAAAGTCAGTAGCCGATGGACTGAAAGAGATTAAGTGTGATGCAGATATCTTGTTAATGATTTCAGCAACAATTGAGCACAAAAATTTTCTATTGATTATTGACCATGGTGATACTTTGCAAACTCTGACCACAGATGATGTGCTGCTAGATGGAGCTACTGAGCTGCCTAGAATTATAACCCCATCAAAAGTTAGCAAGGGAAAAGAAACTGCATGGTCTTCAGAAAATCCTAATAGTCCAAAAcagaagagagagaagagagttAGGAGGTCCATGTACTTTGGTGAAGGATCCAGTTCAGGTGTTGGTCAtgttgttgaagaaatggaaggaGGAGAGAGTAGAGAGGCAGAGGGACAAGAGGATAATTGTGATGAAGAAACGGATGAGGAGTTCTATGATAGTGATTTTGATGCAGAAGATGGTGATGATGATTTGTTTGACAAGAATGTGGACAAAGAAGTTGATGATCATAGAGAAAGTGAGTTCATACCTGACATTGAAGCAGAACTTCCTGAAGATGCAGTAGATGATAGTCACTTGGATCTGAGCAAAGAAGAAAGGGAGAAACTGAAGTACAATTTTAGAGCATTTAACCCAGAGACTGACTTGAATGCACCAACTTTCAGGCTTGGCATGGTTTTTGGAGACATGAAGGAGCTTAGACTTGCTATCAGTTCTTATAGTGTTAGAAACAGAGTGGTAATAAGGAAGACAAGAAATACAGCAACTACATTAGTTGCTGTATGCAAAGAAGGGTGTTCTTGGTACATGAAGGCAGGTAAGGACAATAGGACAAGTAGCATTGTAATCAAGAATTTTGAAGGTAAACACACCTGCACTAAAGCTTGGGATCTCAAAGTGTTGACTGCACCTTTTCTTACAAGAAAGTTCAGAGAAGAGTTTAGAGATAATGAGAAAATGTCCTTGAAGAAATTCCAAGACAAAGTCCAGGTTGAATACAACATGATTCCAACCAGATTCAAATTGGGAAGAGCAAGGAGAGCAGCAGTTAAGGAGATTAGAGGTGAAGATGATGACCAGTTCAAATGGTTGTGGGATTATGGGCAGGAGCTTAGAAGAACTAACCCAGGCAGCAAGTTTTTCCTTTGCACAAAGGAAGTGATAGATGAGAAAACTAAAATGCCACGGGATCATTTCTCAACTTTGTACTGGTCAATAGATGCTTGTAAGAGAGGGTTTCTTGTTGGTTGTAGGCCCATAATATTTCTCGATGGTTGTCACATTAAGACTAGGTACAAAGGGAATCTGCTTACAGCTGTGGCTATTGACCCCAATGACTGTATATTTCCAATAGCTTTTGGCTTGTGTGAGGTGGAGTGTACCAGCAGCTGGGAGTGGTTCTTAGCATCACTCAAGGATGATCTCAATATATGCAACACTTCCCCCTACACTATAATGAGTGATAAGCAGAAG GGTCTAATAGCTGCAGTGCAAAAGATTTTCCCAGATGCCGATCACAGTTTTTGTGTTAGGCACATATACCAAAATTTCCACAAATTGCATAAGGGTGAGCAGTTGAAGAATGATCTTTGGGCAATTGCGAGATCAACACATGATATTGAATACAAGAAAAACATGGACAAGTTAAGGGTTGACAGTGAGGAGGCTTACGTATGGGTTGAGGGATTGGAGCCTAGAACATGGATTAAAGCATTTTTTAACACATTCCCGAAGTGTGATATACTCTTAAACAACATGTCAGAAGTTTTCAACAG TTATATACTGGAGGCAAGAGAACTACCAATGGTGTCAATGTTGAAGAACATTCATGACAAGTTATCTCACAGAATTGTTGGCAAACAAAAAGAATCAGATAAGTGGACAGGGAGACTCTGCCCAAAGATCCAGAAAAAGCTTGATAAATACATTGAATGGGCCGCTCATTGCATGGTTCAAGAAGCTGGTAGAGGAGTTTTCCAGGTAACATCCTTCAACAACATCTATTTGGTGAATCTGAATATGAATAGCTGTGAATGCAAAAAATGGGACTTGTCAGGCATCCCTTGCCATCATTCCATAGCTTGTTTCAGACATGAAAGAATTGAACCAGAAAGCATGGTTCATATGTGCTATACCGTGGAGAGTTATAGGAAGGCCTATGCTTATAACATCATGCCATTAAGGGACAAAGCTAGATGGGAAAAAATGTATGGCACTGTTGTCTATCCACCTTTGTACACTAAAGTTATGGGGAGGCCCAAGAAAAATAGGAAGAAAGATCCAGAAGAGAAAAAGGACAAGCATGGAGGGCTGAAGCTTACAAAGCATGGATCCACAATGCACTGTTCCATATGTGGAGCACCTGATCATAACAAAAAAGGCCATTACAAGTAG
- the LOC119352034 gene encoding uncharacterized protein LOC119352034: protein MPNEIKLEGVKNYLSWSRRALLILRTKGLEGFVSGEAEEPGDKKTSEWRTWSSTNSLIVAWLLNSLSPTIAATVETISTATEVWKTLSKLYSGEGNVMLIAETEERVGELRQGENSVMEYVAELQCLWADLDHYDPLDLPHADCIAAARKWIERRRVMQFLKGLNSEFEARRATLFHQPTLPALEDAIAAMAQEEVRLKLMKNNTTTPSHPAFIATDYKSRECFNCGEKGHLIRSCTAPRRNMHGRGRGYNRGGLRGGRGRGYSGGQRANVAVSEEGSSLATQEESKKRTESTGDKDHEDFSYGNFAHFVSTDEGEANGEEAWDWNQA, encoded by the exons ATGCCAAATGAAATTAAGCTGGAAGGTGTTAAGAATTATTTGAGCTGGTCAAGAAGGGCGCTACTCATCTTGAGGACTAAAGGGCTTGAGGGCTTTGTCAGTGGTGAGGCAGAGGAGCCAGGAGACAAGAAAACTTCAGAATGGAGGACATGGAGCAGTACCAACTCTTTGATAGtggcatggttgttgaactccttgTCTCCAACCATTGCTGCAACTGTTGAGACTATCTCAACTGCTACTGAGGTATGGAAAACCCTCTCAAAATTGTACTCAGGTGAAGGGAATGTGATGTTAATAGCTGAAACAGAGGAGAGAGTTGGTGAACTCAGACAAGGGGAAAATTCTGTGATGGAGTATGTTGCTGAACTGCAGTGTTTGTGGGCTGATTTAGATCACTATGATCCTCTGGATTTGCCACATGCAGATTGCATAGCAGCTGCTAGAAAATGGATTGAACGCAGACGAGTGATGCAGTTTCTCAAAGGATTGAACTCTGAATTTGAGGCGAGACGTGCTACTTTATTTCATCAACCTACTCTACCTGCCTTAGAGGATGCCATAGCAGCAATGGCACAGGAGGAGGTCCGATTAAAGTTGATGAAGAACAATACAACGACTCCATCTCATCCAGCCTTCATAGCAACCGACTATAAAAGCAGAGAGTGCTTCAACTGCGGTGAGAAGGGTCATTTGATTCGTTCTTGCACGGCTCCACGTAGGAACATGCATGGAAGGGGGAgaggatataaccgaggtggattaaggGGAGGCCGAGGCCGGGGATACTCTGGTGGTCAAAGGGCAAATGTGGCAGTCTCAGAAGAAGGATCCTCACTCGCAACCCAAGAAGAATCAAAGAAAAGAACAGAAAGCACAGGTGATAAGGATCATGAGGATTTTAGTTACGGCAACTTTGCTCACTTTGTATCTACAGATGAAG GAGAGGCAAACGGGGAAGAGGCTTGGGACTGGAACCAGGCGTAA